In Nocardia yunnanensis, one DNA window encodes the following:
- a CDS encoding ABC-F family ATP-binding cassette domain-containing protein, whose product MANLINLESVSKSFGIKPLLDSVSLGVQEGERIGVVGLNGGGKTTLLEVLTGLEEPDSGRVSRRGDLRMAVVTQRGVLPEGATVGEVVLAGLAEDQRTDGVAEHEWASNTRIRTVVEGIGIADLGMDTPVGNLSGGERRRTALAAALVRDLDLLVLDEPTNHLDVEGVQWLAEHLLGRRSALVVVTHDRWFLDTVATRTWEVQGGKVETYDGGYNDWIFARAERVRQADASEARRQNLARKELAWLRRGAPARTSKPRYRIEAAEALIANVPAPRDKVELASFARKRLGRVVIELENATLATPDGRELVTDLTWRLAPGERVGLVGVNGSGKTTLLRALAGDQDLQSGKRIQGQTVKIGWLRQELDDLPLNMRVLEAVQDVAQRMMLGDKEISAGQLAERLGFTPAKQRTPVGDLSGGERRRLQLTRILMAEPNVLLLDEPTNDLDIDTLQQLEDMLDGWAGTMVVISHDRYLIERICDTTWALFGDRKLTNLPGGIEEYLRKRAALTAPPAKPAAAATANSAAPATDSAAYRAARKELAKLERALEKLTDREAKLHTALAEAATDPDKLVTLGAELKQVQTEKEATEERWLELADNA is encoded by the coding sequence GTGGCCAACCTGATCAATCTGGAATCCGTCTCCAAGAGCTTCGGCATCAAGCCGCTGCTCGATTCCGTATCCCTCGGGGTGCAGGAGGGGGAGCGGATCGGCGTCGTCGGCCTCAACGGCGGCGGCAAGACCACGCTGCTGGAAGTGCTGACGGGGCTGGAGGAGCCGGACTCGGGCCGGGTGAGCCGGCGCGGCGATTTGCGCATGGCCGTGGTCACCCAGCGCGGGGTGCTGCCCGAGGGCGCGACCGTCGGCGAGGTCGTGCTCGCCGGACTGGCCGAGGATCAGCGCACCGACGGTGTGGCCGAACACGAATGGGCCTCCAATACCCGCATTCGCACGGTGGTGGAGGGCATCGGCATCGCCGATCTCGGCATGGACACCCCGGTCGGCAACCTGTCCGGCGGCGAGCGCCGCCGCACCGCCCTGGCCGCCGCGCTGGTGCGCGACCTCGATCTGCTGGTGCTCGACGAGCCCACCAACCACCTCGATGTCGAGGGCGTGCAATGGCTGGCCGAGCACCTGCTCGGGCGGCGCAGCGCGCTCGTCGTCGTCACCCACGACCGCTGGTTCCTCGACACCGTCGCCACCCGCACCTGGGAGGTGCAGGGCGGCAAGGTCGAAACCTACGACGGCGGTTACAACGACTGGATCTTCGCGCGCGCCGAGCGGGTCCGGCAGGCCGACGCCAGCGAGGCGCGCCGCCAGAATCTGGCGCGCAAGGAGCTGGCCTGGCTGCGCCGCGGCGCGCCCGCCCGCACCTCCAAGCCGCGCTACCGTATCGAGGCCGCCGAGGCGCTGATCGCCAATGTGCCCGCCCCCCGCGACAAGGTGGAGCTGGCCTCCTTCGCGCGAAAGCGGCTGGGCCGCGTGGTGATCGAGCTCGAGAACGCCACCCTCGCCACCCCGGACGGGCGGGAACTGGTGACCGATCTGACCTGGCGGCTCGCGCCGGGTGAGCGGGTCGGCCTGGTCGGCGTGAACGGTTCCGGCAAGACGACGCTGCTGCGGGCACTCGCGGGCGATCAGGATTTGCAGTCCGGCAAGCGGATCCAGGGTCAGACCGTCAAGATCGGCTGGCTGCGGCAGGAACTCGACGATCTGCCGCTGAACATGCGCGTGCTGGAGGCGGTTCAGGACGTGGCGCAGCGAATGATGCTGGGCGACAAGGAGATCTCCGCCGGTCAACTCGCCGAGCGGCTCGGCTTCACGCCGGCCAAGCAGCGCACCCCCGTCGGCGATCTCTCCGGCGGTGAGCGCCGCCGCCTGCAGCTGACCCGAATCCTCATGGCCGAGCCCAATGTGCTGCTGCTCGACGAGCCCACCAACGACCTCGACATCGACACCCTGCAACAGCTCGAGGACATGCTCGACGGCTGGGCGGGCACCATGGTCGTCATCTCCCACGACCGCTACCTCATCGAGCGCATCTGCGACACCACCTGGGCCCTGTTCGGCGACCGCAAACTCACCAACCTGCCCGGCGGCATCGAGGAGTACCTGCGCAAACGCGCGGCCCTCACCGCACCCCCGGCCAAACCCGCCGCCGCGGCCACCGCGAATTCCGCTGCCCCCGCCACGGATTCGGCCGCCTACCGCGCCGCCCGCAAGGAACTCGCCAAACTGGAACGCGCCCTGGAAAAGCTCACCGACCGCGAGGCGAAACTGCACACCGCCCTCGCCGAAGCCGCCACCGACCCGGACAAGCTGGTCACCCTCGGTGCGGAATTGAAGCAGGTGCAGACGGAAAAGGAAGCGACCGAAGAGCGCTGGCTCGAACTGGCCGACAACGCCTGA
- a CDS encoding 4-(cytidine 5'-diphospho)-2-C-methyl-D-erythritol kinase, giving the protein MLSVVPSPVVVRAPAKVNLHLGVGDLREDGYHDLTTVFQALSLCDDVQLAPSAALRVKVTGEGAEEVPTDRGNLVWQAAVKLADLGGRAPLVEFAISKGIPVAGGMAGGSADAAAALIGLNDLWELGLGRTELSEIAAELGSDVPFSLHGGTALGRGRGEKLLPVLSRNTFHWVLALAKDGLSTPAVFRELDRLREAGDPPRLGSPEDLLQALASGAAEQLAPLLGNDLQAAALSLKPDLRRTLRAGVTAGALAGIVSGSGPTCAFLCADEDAAVAVAAELAGAGVCRSVRTAYGPVPGARRILGDN; this is encoded by the coding sequence GTGCTCTCAGTTGTGCCCAGCCCCGTCGTCGTGCGCGCGCCCGCCAAGGTGAACCTGCACCTCGGGGTCGGCGACCTGCGCGAGGACGGCTACCACGACCTCACCACCGTCTTCCAGGCGTTGTCGCTGTGCGACGACGTCCAGCTCGCGCCGTCCGCGGCACTGCGGGTGAAGGTCACCGGCGAGGGCGCCGAGGAGGTGCCCACCGATCGCGGCAACCTGGTCTGGCAGGCCGCGGTGAAGCTCGCCGACCTGGGCGGGCGCGCGCCGCTGGTGGAATTCGCCATCAGCAAGGGCATTCCGGTGGCGGGCGGCATGGCCGGCGGCAGCGCGGACGCCGCGGCCGCCCTCATCGGCCTGAACGACCTGTGGGAACTCGGCCTCGGCCGCACCGAATTGTCCGAGATCGCAGCCGAACTCGGCAGCGACGTGCCCTTTTCCCTGCACGGCGGCACCGCCCTCGGCCGCGGCCGCGGCGAGAAACTGCTTCCGGTGTTGTCCCGCAACACCTTCCACTGGGTGCTGGCGCTGGCCAAGGACGGCCTGTCCACCCCCGCCGTCTTCCGCGAACTCGACCGGCTGCGCGAGGCCGGCGACCCGCCCCGGCTCGGCAGCCCCGAGGACCTGCTGCAGGCGCTGGCCTCCGGTGCCGCCGAACAGCTGGCCCCGCTGCTGGGCAACGATCTGCAGGCCGCCGCGCTGTCGCTGAAACCGGATCTGCGCCGCACCCTGCGCGCGGGCGTGACCGCCGGCGCGCTCGCGGGCATCGTCTCCGGCTCCGGACCGACCTGCGCCTTCCTCTGCGCGGACGAGGACGCCGCGGTCGCGGTCGCCGCCGAACTCGCGGGCGCGGGCGTGTGCCGTAGCGTGCGCACCGCCTACGGCCCGGTCCCGGGCGCGCGCCGCATCCTGGGTGACAACTGA
- a CDS encoding heavy-metal-associated domain-containing protein codes for MATSTYTVTGMTCGHCVGAVTKEIGKIDGVTSVDVDLASGLVTVESAAPLADTEVIAAVDEAGYEVAR; via the coding sequence ATGGCCACCAGCACCTACACCGTCACCGGCATGACCTGCGGCCACTGCGTCGGCGCGGTGACCAAGGAGATCGGCAAGATCGACGGCGTCACCAGCGTGGACGTGGATCTCGCCAGCGGTCTGGTCACCGTCGAGTCCGCCGCCCCGCTCGCCGACACCGAGGTGATCGCCGCCGTCGACGAAGCGGGTTACGAGGTGGCCAGGTGA